A stretch of the Esox lucius isolate fEsoLuc1 chromosome 2, fEsoLuc1.pri, whole genome shotgun sequence genome encodes the following:
- the tspan3b gene encoding tetraspanin-3b isoform X1, whose amino-acid sequence MGQCGITSSKTVLVFLNLIFWAAAGILCYIGAYVFITYDDYDHFFEDVYTLIPAVVIIAVGTLLFIIGLIGCCATIRESSCGLTTFAVILLLVFVTEVVVVVLGYIYRARVEDEVNQSIETVYNEYNGTNTDAPSRAIDYVQRQLHCCGIHNYSDWRKTRWFKESRNNSVPVSCCKPNVSNCTGTMSRPGDLYPEGCEALVVKKLKEIMMYVIWAALTFAAIQMLGMLCACVVLCRRGHDPAYELLVTGATYA is encoded by the exons ATGGGCCAGTGTGGGATTACTTCGTCAAAAACCGTCCTGGTATTTCTAAATCTAATATTTTGG GCTGCAGCTGGTATCCTGTGTTACATTGGGGCTTATGTGTTCATCACTTATGATGACTACGACCACTTCTTTGAGGATGTGTACACTTTGATACCAGCTGTCGTTATAATTGCAGTCGGGACGCTGCTGTTCATCATTGGGTTGATTGGTTGCTGTGCCACAATAAGGGAGAGCTCCTGCGGATTAACCACT TTTGCTGTCATTCTCCTGCTGGTGTTTGTCACAGAAGTGGTTGTTGTCGTTCTTGGCTACATCTACAGGGCGAGG GTGGAAGACGAGGTGAACCAATCTATTGAGACTGTGTATAATGAGTACAATGGCACAAACACAGATGCCCCGAGCCGTGCCATTGACTATGTGCAGAGACAG CTCCACTGCTGTGGCATCCACAACTACTCTGACTGGAGGAAAACTCGCTGGTTCAAGGAATCCAGAAACAACAGTGTTCCAGTCAGCTGTTGTAAACCCAACGTCAGCAATTGTACTGGAACTATGAGCAGACCTGGGGACCTATACCCTGAG GGTTGTGAGGCTCTCGTTGTGAAGAAACTGAAAGAAATAATGATGTACGTCATTTGGGCTGCCCTCACATTTGCAGCAATACAG ATGCTGGGGATGCTATGCGCTTGTGTGGTGCTGTGTAGGCGAGGTCACGATCCTGCCTATGAGTTACTGGTCACCGGAGCAACCTATgcatga
- the tspan3b gene encoding tetraspanin-3b isoform X2, producing the protein MGQCGITSSKTVLVFLNLIFWFAVILLLVFVTEVVVVVLGYIYRARVEDEVNQSIETVYNEYNGTNTDAPSRAIDYVQRQLHCCGIHNYSDWRKTRWFKESRNNSVPVSCCKPNVSNCTGTMSRPGDLYPEGCEALVVKKLKEIMMYVIWAALTFAAIQMLGMLCACVVLCRRGHDPAYELLVTGATYA; encoded by the exons ATGGGCCAGTGTGGGATTACTTCGTCAAAAACCGTCCTGGTATTTCTAAATCTAATATTTTGG TTTGCTGTCATTCTCCTGCTGGTGTTTGTCACAGAAGTGGTTGTTGTCGTTCTTGGCTACATCTACAGGGCGAGG GTGGAAGACGAGGTGAACCAATCTATTGAGACTGTGTATAATGAGTACAATGGCACAAACACAGATGCCCCGAGCCGTGCCATTGACTATGTGCAGAGACAG CTCCACTGCTGTGGCATCCACAACTACTCTGACTGGAGGAAAACTCGCTGGTTCAAGGAATCCAGAAACAACAGTGTTCCAGTCAGCTGTTGTAAACCCAACGTCAGCAATTGTACTGGAACTATGAGCAGACCTGGGGACCTATACCCTGAG GGTTGTGAGGCTCTCGTTGTGAAGAAACTGAAAGAAATAATGATGTACGTCATTTGGGCTGCCCTCACATTTGCAGCAATACAG ATGCTGGGGATGCTATGCGCTTGTGTGGTGCTGTGTAGGCGAGGTCACGATCCTGCCTATGAGTTACTGGTCACCGGAGCAACCTATgcatga